The Spirochaetota bacterium genome window below encodes:
- a CDS encoding PASTA domain-containing protein produces the protein MVPVLAKVKFWDNAEFKRRRGLKEKMRYIGGRCKAFYDALYPKAKETYNNALAAALPETVRSSSHDIARFKKALYFLLLYVFIILALITVISTVAIRRGKSVVLPKVEGMQLTDGLESLRKHGFPVLVDARSVPNIDKNSIVHQSPRGGSYVKKGRIVRITINRGIAAGFMENYVGRNYRSVVSEISNVILAKCPTARILPPVYVSKEGYESGVILEQSPSPREEISDFTAMSFVVNASKNGSSRVAIADYTGRNFSEVVEELEGAGVVVNITAQEVTEKAQANTILSQSVTNGVLGAGSSITLTVGMSKRTGYQRMSVTYKRFYLEVPKEEKSYTLRVELADNFGKTIKFNNTVAPGDKIAFPYSVHGSGTLTVYLNDREYDRIAIE, from the coding sequence ATGGTGCCCGTCTTAGCAAAGGTGAAATTCTGGGATAATGCCGAATTCAAGCGGCGGCGCGGTCTGAAGGAAAAGATGCGCTATATCGGGGGACGCTGCAAAGCGTTCTATGATGCGTTGTACCCCAAGGCAAAGGAAACGTACAATAATGCCCTTGCTGCTGCGCTCCCGGAAACGGTGCGCTCGAGTTCCCACGATATCGCGCGTTTCAAGAAAGCGCTTTATTTTCTGCTGCTCTATGTATTCATCATCCTTGCGCTCATCACCGTCATATCGACGGTAGCGATACGGCGCGGGAAATCGGTGGTGCTGCCGAAGGTCGAAGGGATGCAGCTTACCGACGGGCTGGAGTCGCTCCGCAAACACGGTTTCCCTGTGCTGGTCGACGCGCGCTCGGTGCCGAACATCGATAAGAACAGCATCGTCCATCAATCGCCGCGCGGCGGCAGTTATGTGAAAAAAGGCCGCATCGTACGGATCACGATCAATCGCGGCATCGCCGCCGGTTTCATGGAGAACTATGTCGGCAGGAATTATCGCTCTGTTGTATCGGAAATATCGAATGTCATATTGGCAAAATGCCCCACGGCGCGTATTCTGCCGCCGGTGTATGTGAGCAAGGAAGGATATGAGAGCGGGGTGATACTCGAGCAAAGTCCGTCGCCGCGCGAGGAGATATCCGATTTTACGGCAATGAGCTTTGTCGTGAATGCATCGAAGAACGGCAGTTCGCGGGTAGCGATCGCCGACTATACCGGAAGGAATTTCAGCGAGGTAGTGGAGGAGCTTGAGGGGGCCGGGGTGGTCGTGAACATAACCGCGCAGGAAGTGACCGAGAAGGCCCAGGCGAACACGATACTCAGCCAATCGGTCACGAACGGCGTGCTCGGCGCAGGGTCGAGCATTACGCTCACGGTCGGGATGTCAAAGCGCACCGGCTATCAGCGGATGTCGGTGACGTATAAGCGCTTCTACCTGGAAGTGCCGAAAGAAGAGAAGTCATATACGCTGCGCGTGGAGCTTGCTGATAATTTCGGGAAGACGATCAAATTCAACAACACGGTAGCCCCGGGGGACAAGATAGCGTTCCCCTACAGCGTGCACGGGAGCGGGACGCTCACGGTGTACCTGAACGACCGTGAGTACGACCGGATAGCAATAGAATGA
- the fmt gene encoding methionyl-tRNA formyltransferase → MKLGFFGSSELTRACITAAIGAGFTPDFVVSQPDRKKDRHGGIVALPVSDFARTHGMEIFSPEDINAPEAAERIRSYRPDVVIVVAYGQLLTQQILDIPRTVMVNIHGSLLPKYRGASPIERSLLNGDTSTGVTLQKVVRRMDAGDIISTRSIDIDAEWGYAELFDAVSRASALLTAEFLSDVEGHCARAHAQDENEASYCYKISKSDGHIDWNEDAGAIVNKVRAYSHWPVAFTTLRGKMLRIFRASAGESLDNMPAGSIIELSAAGIKVNAGGGSVLLSDMQWEGRKRQSAKDFLNGARLSKGEILG, encoded by the coding sequence ATGAAATTAGGATTTTTCGGTTCATCGGAACTTACCCGTGCATGTATAACGGCCGCCATCGGTGCCGGTTTTACGCCGGATTTCGTCGTTTCCCAGCCCGACAGGAAAAAGGACAGGCATGGCGGCATCGTCGCGCTCCCGGTCTCCGATTTTGCGCGGACGCACGGCATGGAGATATTCTCCCCCGAGGACATCAATGCTCCGGAAGCGGCGGAGCGTATCCGGTCATATCGGCCCGATGTCGTCATCGTGGTGGCATACGGGCAGCTGCTCACGCAGCAGATACTTGATATACCGAGGACGGTCATGGTCAATATCCACGGCTCGCTCCTGCCGAAGTATCGGGGGGCGTCCCCGATAGAGCGTTCGCTCCTCAACGGCGATACGAGCACCGGCGTTACCCTGCAGAAGGTCGTTCGCCGCATGGATGCCGGCGATATCATCAGCACTCGTTCCATCGATATCGATGCGGAGTGGGGGTATGCCGAGCTTTTCGACGCCGTGTCGCGGGCGTCCGCTCTGCTCACGGCGGAATTTCTTTCCGACGTGGAAGGTCACTGCGCACGCGCCCATGCGCAGGATGAGAACGAGGCTTCGTACTGCTACAAAATATCGAAATCGGACGGCCATATCGACTGGAACGAGGATGCAGGGGCCATCGTAAATAAGGTCCGTGCGTATTCACATTGGCCGGTGGCGTTCACGACACTGCGCGGAAAAATGCTCCGGATCTTCCGGGCGAGTGCCGGCGAAAGTCTTGATAATATGCCGGCAGGCAGTATAATCGAACTCTCGGCTGCCGGCATCAAGGTCAATGCGGGCGGCGGAAGTGTGCTGCTGTCCGACATGCAGTGGGAAGGCAGGAAACGGCAGTCTGCAAAGGATTTTCTCAATGGTGCCCGTCTTAGCAAAGGTGAAATTCTGGGATAA
- a CDS encoding CsgG/HfaB family protein, whose protein sequence is MRRVVFVLMACASVLMARETLSVLYFDNTAKNNSYNWLSKGIADMLITDLSGKISMDIVERQELQKVMKEQELSLTGAVDTAKAIAIGKLLAATRLLYGSYIIEGRTVRIDAKLTDSTTGKILRTFSVSGETSKVLVVQHELFLSITSVLVGKTVNVVVVDRPLTAVRLYYEGLDLLDRRLVTEARAKFIESSSIDPYYLKPQQGIEESYIFLKDFKRARFQRELIEAYDKVSRLDDRLRTSSWRTFASVSADSTFIALKARDK, encoded by the coding sequence ATGAGGCGTGTCGTGTTCGTGTTGATGGCTTGCGCATCGGTGCTCATGGCGCGTGAAACGCTGTCGGTGCTTTATTTCGATAACACGGCAAAGAACAACTCGTATAACTGGCTGTCGAAAGGCATAGCCGATATGCTGATAACTGATCTGAGCGGGAAGATAAGTATGGATATCGTCGAGCGCCAGGAGCTTCAGAAGGTCATGAAGGAGCAGGAATTAAGCCTGACCGGTGCCGTCGATACGGCGAAGGCTATTGCCATCGGCAAACTCCTTGCGGCGACGCGGCTGCTCTACGGGTCATATATCATTGAGGGGAGGACGGTGCGCATCGATGCCAAGCTCACCGACAGCACGACCGGTAAGATACTCAGGACATTCTCCGTATCGGGTGAGACATCGAAGGTGCTTGTCGTCCAGCATGAATTGTTCCTGAGCATTACCAGCGTATTGGTCGGGAAGACAGTGAATGTCGTTGTCGTCGATAGACCGCTCACCGCAGTGCGGCTGTACTATGAAGGGCTTGATCTCCTTGACAGGAGACTTGTCACTGAGGCGCGTGCGAAATTCATCGAGTCATCATCCATCGATCCGTATTATCTCAAGCCGCAGCAGGGGATAGAGGAATCGTACATCTTCCTCAAGGACTTCAAACGGGCCCGTTTTCAGCGCGAGCTTATCGAGGCTTACGACAAAGTTAGCCGTCTTGATGATCGGCTGCGGACATCGTCCTGGAGAACTTTCGCATCGGTCTCCGCCGACAGCACCTTCATCGCGCTGAAAGCACGCGATAAATAG
- a CDS encoding YebC/PmpR family DNA-binding transcriptional regulator: MSGHSKWATIKHKKGALDAKRGNLWSKVSREITIAAKMGGGNPGDNPRLRLAMAKAKQANMPSDNIERAIKKGTGELEGVSYEDIAYEGYAPGGTALMIDVTSDNKNRTAAEIRSILTKHNGNMAEKGAVAWGFDRKTLIAVDASKYKEDDVMAVVLDAGAEDLVKEDDVYSITGPVEVFADLLDALKAKNIDTVSADVTRIPKNTVKVTGADVAKVLKLVEALEDHDDVQTVSGNFDISEEDMAKIQ; this comes from the coding sequence ATGTCCGGCCACTCCAAATGGGCTACGATCAAGCACAAAAAGGGCGCACTTGACGCGAAGCGAGGCAACCTCTGGTCGAAGGTGTCGCGTGAGATCACCATCGCGGCAAAAATGGGCGGGGGCAATCCCGGTGACAATCCGCGGCTGCGTCTTGCCATGGCAAAAGCAAAACAGGCGAATATGCCGAGCGATAATATCGAACGAGCCATCAAGAAGGGTACCGGCGAGCTCGAGGGCGTATCATACGAAGATATCGCGTATGAAGGATATGCACCCGGCGGCACGGCGCTCATGATAGACGTTACGAGCGATAATAAGAACCGCACCGCTGCCGAGATACGTTCCATCCTTACGAAGCATAACGGAAATATGGCGGAAAAAGGCGCTGTTGCCTGGGGCTTTGACCGGAAGACACTTATCGCGGTCGACGCGTCGAAGTACAAGGAAGACGATGTCATGGCCGTTGTCCTCGATGCCGGCGCCGAAGATCTCGTGAAGGAAGATGATGTCTATTCGATAACCGGTCCGGTGGAAGTGTTCGCCGACCTGCTCGATGCGCTTAAGGCGAAGAACATCGATACCGTATCCGCCGATGTCACCCGCATACCGAAGAACACGGTCAAGGTCACCGGTGCGGATGTCGCGAAAGTGCTGAAACTCGTCGAAGCGCTCGAGGATCATGATGATGTGCAGACGGTGAGCGGCAACTTCGACATATCCGAAGAGGACATGGCGAAAATACAGTAG